A single window of Toxotes jaculatrix isolate fToxJac2 chromosome 4, fToxJac2.pri, whole genome shotgun sequence DNA harbors:
- the rfc1 gene encoding replication factor C subunit 1 isoform X1: MDIRRFFAPTAGKPAVQKPAPNGNLRAEEKKKNKPLSPDEEVKQKKKETSKVRSSKTEEKRKDSEKKRKKHAVIESDSEEEPVKKSKKSPKGKQKTSMASPPPKKDPVQYVSETDSDSDNFQSLKKVSKTKQNDTSKTAKSDAQSSRPGAKEGVKTPVKPSFAQGKAGMKSPPVPVTPKSEPPPQPKQTPTSVLDYFGSGAVQRSDKKLVASTKRKAPTQDTDDLISDEEIARQLQMDEDMQLEKQVHEDEEFARTLAMLDEEPQAKKARKGSDEKQAPATIPKKSRTDSAAGSTSSPSKTNRSMSEDVISPSPKKNLAPVKASSKLAMMKKKDEEKDAGPKSKTVVSPTKMKTSPRKEPHASSSSGMKFTPKTGTTPTALKTSPKKPESTSTSPDDAEKKKANTSAYRNFLNRDGPRALGSKEIPKGAENCLEGYVFVLTGVLESMERDDAKALIERYGGKVTGNISKKTTYLVQGRDSGASKLEKAENFGTKVLDEDGLLELIRTKPGKKSKYEIAAEAESKASKTKTPPGQTSKGTPKAQKISPSKGNSRSPQTPSPSKTGLAQGHGGRTGGCGTPPGRGSGHTARRELGLSSSSSICSPSTPGPASPLTTGEDASLLWVDKYRPRSLKSVIGQQGDQSCANKLLRWLQNWHKNHSTTASKPSARFGKFGGGKDDGSGHKAALLSGPPGVGKTTTAALVCEELGFSYVEMNASCTRSKNSLKEVVAESLNNTSIENFYKGTSQTVSSKHVLIMDEVDGMAGNEDRGGIQEMIGLIKSSKIPIICMCNDRNHQKIRSLANYCFDLRFQRPRVEQIKAAMMSIAFKEGVKIPPPALNEIILASNQDVRQVVHNLSMWSAKDKVMTYDQCKSDAARARKDMKLGPFDVCRKVFATGEETAHMSLIDKSDLFFHDYSLAPLFVQENYLHVRPAAAGGNPKSHLVLLSKTADSISDGDLVDRRIRSGQNWSLLPTQAIYASVLPGELMRGYMNQFPTFPSWLGKNSSTSKHSRIVQELASHMSLKTLSSRQAVNLDYLHYLRQALLSPLQRHGAEGASQAVQLLDDYQLIKEDVDSIMEITVWGGKPDPYSKLDSKVKAAFTRAYNKEVHLTPYSLQTVKKGRRGGGGGESELGGEDMDTELQESEDEGLKADAMIKQKKAKATKESNEKKEDSGKGKGKGKGKGKAKK; encoded by the exons ATG GACATCAGGCGGTTTTTTGCACCGACTGCAGGGAAGCCTGCGGTGCAGAAACCAGCCCCAAATGGAAActtgagagcagaggagaagaagaagaacaagccTCTGTCTCCAGATGAGGaggtgaaacagaaaaagaaagagaccaGCAAG gtcAGAAGCtccaaaacagaggagaaacgCAAGGATAGTGAGAAAAAGCGAAAGAAGCACGCAGTCATAGAGTCGG ACTCGGAGGAGGAGCCAGTGAAGAAGTCAAAGAAATCCCCCAAAGGGAAACAGAAGACCAGCATGGCATCGCCACCTCCCAAAAAGGATCCTGTGCAGTATGTCTCTGAAACAG ACTCAGACAGTGATAACTTTCAATCGTTGAAGAAGGTCTCCAAAACCAAGCAGAACGACACGTCCAAAACGGCAAAGTCGGATGCACAGAGTTCTCGTCCAGGGGCCAAAGAGGGGGTAAAGACTCCTGTCAAACCCTCCTTCGCACAAGGGAAAGCCGGGATGAAGTCTCCTCCTGTGCCTGTCACCCCTAAGTCGGAGCCTCCTCCTCAGCCTAAACAAACCCCCACCTCAGTACTCGACTACTTTGGCAGCGGGGCTGTTCAGCGCTCAGACAAGAAGCTGGTAGCCAGTACCAAACGAAAGGCT CCAACTCAGGACACAGATGATCTGATCAGTGATGAGGAAATCGCCAGGCAGCTGCAGATGGATGAGGACATGCAG CTGGAAAAGCAGGTCCACGAGGACGAGGAGTTCGCCAGAACACTGGCCATGCTGGACGAGGAGCCGCAGGCGAAGAAG GCTCGTAAAGGCTCAGATGAAAAACAAGCCCCTGCCACGATTCCCAAAAAGAGCCGCACGGACTCTGCTGCTGGCAGCACAAGCAGCCCCTCAAAGACCAACAGGAGCATGTCGGAGGATGTGATCAGTCCGTCTCCTAAGAAGAACCTCGCCCCTGTCAAAGCCAGCTCCAAACTGgccatgatgaaaaaaaaggatgaagagAAGGACGCAGGGCCAAAGAGCAAAACCGTCGTGTCACccacaaaaatgaaaacctCTCCCAGAAAGGAGCCCCACGCTTCATCGAGCTCAGGCATGAAGTTCACACCCAAAACTGGAACAACACCCACTGCACTTAAAACTTCTCCCAAGAAACCAGAG AGCACAAGCACGAGTCCTGACGACGCTGAGAAGAAGAAAGCCAACACTTCAGCTTACAGGAACTTCCTCAACAGAGACGGACCACGAGCTCTGGGCTCCAAGGAAATCCcaaag ggaGCAGAGAACTGTTTGGAGggctatgtgtttgtgttgacgGGGGTCCTGGAGTCTATGGAGAGAGATGATGCCAAAGCCCTCATCGAGCGCTACGGAGGCAAGGTGACGGGTAACATCAGCAAAAAGACCACCTACCTGGTGCAGGGCAGGGACAGCGGAGCCTCAAAGCTCGAGAAG GCCGAGAATTTTGGTACCAAGGTCCTGGATGAGGATGGTCTGTTGGAGCTGATCAGAACCAAACCAGGAAAGAAGTCCAAGTATGAGATTGCTGCAGAGGCGGAG AGCAAAGCCTCAAAGACCAAGACTCCCCCAGGCCAGACTTCAAAGGGCACCCCCAAAGCCCAGAAGATCTCACCCTCCAAAGGTAATTCCAGGTCCCCTCAGACCCCGAGCCCATCAAAGACTGGCCTGGCACAAGGTCACGGTGGCAGGACAGGAGGTTGTGGCACCCCACCTGGGAGAGGCTCAGGTCACACGGCCCGGAGGGAGCTGGGCCTTTCCTCCTCGTCTTCCATCTGTTCACCTTCAACCCCGGGACCAGCATCCCCGTTGACGACTGGGGAGGACGCCAGCCTGCTGTGGGTGGACAAGTACCGCCCGCGCTCTCTGAAGTCTGTGATTGGCCAGCAGGGAGATCAGAGCTGTGCCAACAAGCTGCTGCGCTGGCTGCAGAACTGGCACAAAAACCACAGCACCACTGCTTCCAAGCCTTCAG CAAGGTTTGGTAAATTTGGAGGAGGGAAAGATGATGGATCAGGACAtaaagctgctctgctctctggaCCTCCGGGAGTGGGGAagaccaccactgctgccctggTCTGTGAG GAATTGGGCTTCAGCTACGTGGAGATGAACGCCAGCTGCACTCGCAGCAAAAACAGCCTGAAGGAAGTCGTCGCTGAGTCACTTAACAACACCAGCATCGAGAACTTCTACAAAG gtACGTCTCAGACAGTGAGCAGTAAACACGTCCTGATCATGGATGAGGTTGATGGCATGGCTGGAAATGAGGACCGTGGAGGAATCCAG GAGATGATCGGCCTGATCAAAAGTTCGAAGATTCCCATCATCTGCATGTGCAACGATCGTAACCACCAGAAGATCAGGTCACTGGCCAACTACTGCTTCGATCTGCGCTTCCAGAGGCCTCGAGTGGAACAGAtcaag GCAGCCATGATGTCCATCGCTTTCAAGGAAGGAGTCAAGATCCCTCCCCCAGCTCTTAACGAAATTATCCTTGCTTCCAATCAAGATGTCCGACAG gtggTCCACAACCTGAGCATGTGGTCGGCTAAAGACAAGGTGATGACGTACGACCAGTGCAAGTCTGACGCAGCCAGAGCCCGCAAGGACATGAAACTGGGGCCGTTTGACGTTTGCAGGAAGGTGTTTGCCACGGGGGAGGAGACTGCCCACATGAGCCTCATCGACAAGTCCGACCTCTTCTTCCACGACTACTCGCTAGCGCCACTCTTTGTCCAAGAGAACTACTTGCATGTTCGTCCAGCGGCTGCCGG TGGAAATCCGAAGTCCCACCTGGTGTTGCTGAGCAAGACTGCGGACTCCATCTCTGATGGAGACCTGGTGGACAGACGGATCCGCTCTGGGCAGAACTGGTCACTGCTGCCTacccag GCCATCTATGCCAGTGTGTTACCAGGCGAGCTCATGAGAGGCTACATGAACCAGTTCCCCACATTCCCCAGCTGGCTCGGCAAGAACTCATCCACCAGTAAACATTCGCGTATTGTTCAGGAGCTGGCCTCACACATGAGTTTAAA GACGTTGAGCAGCAGGCAGGCGGTGAACCTGGACTACCTTCACTACCTGCGGCAGGCGCTGCTGAGCCCACTTCAGAGGCACGGAGCGGAGGGCGCCAGTCAGgctgtgcagctgctggatgactACCAGCTCATCAAGGAGGACGTGGACAGCATCATGGAGATCACTGTCTGGGGAGGAAAGCCCGACCCGTACTCCAAATTGGACTCCAAG GTGAAGGCAGCTTTCACGCGGGCCTACAACAAAGAAGTTCACTTGACGCCTTACTCGCTGCAAACTGTGAAGAAGGGCCgccgtggtggtggtggtggagagtcAGAGCTGGGAGGGGAGGACATGGACACTGAACTTCAGGAGTCTGAGGACGAGGGCCTCAAAGCTGACGCTATGATCAAA CAGAAGAAGGCCAAGGCCACCAAGGAGTCGAACGAGAAGAAAGAAGATTCTGGGAAGGGGAAAGGCAAGGGCAAGGGGAAGGGCAAGGCTAAGAAATGA
- the rfc1 gene encoding replication factor C subunit 1 isoform X2 — protein sequence MDIRRFFAPTAGKPAVQKPAPNGNLRAEEKKKNKPLSPDEEVKQKKKETSKVRSSKTEEKRKDSEKKRKKHAVIESDSEEEPVKKSKKSPKGKQKTSMASPPPKKDPVQYVSETDSDSDNFQSLKKVSKTKQNDTSKTAKSDAQSSRPGAKEGVKTPVKPSFAQGKAGMKSPPVPVTPKSEPPPQPKQTPTSVLDYFGSGAVQRSDKKLVASTKRKAPTQDTDDLISDEEIARQLQMDEDMQLEKQVHEDEEFARTLAMLDEEPQAKKARKGSDEKQAPATIPKKSRTDSAAGSTSSPSKTNRSMSEDVISPSPKKNLAPVKASSKLAMMKKKDEEKDAGPKSKTVVSPTKMKTSPRKEPHASSSSGMKFTPKTGTTPTALKTSPKKPESTSTSPDDAEKKKANTSAYRNFLNRDGPRALGSKEIPKGAENCLEGYVFVLTGVLESMERDDAKALIERYGGKVTGNISKKTTYLVQGRDSGASKLEKAENFGTKVLDEDGLLELIRTKPGKKSKYEIAAEAESKASKTKTPPGQTSKGTPKAQKISPSKGNSRSPQTPSPSKTGLAQGHGGRTGGCGTPPGRGSGHTARRELGLSSSSSICSPSTPGPASPLTTGEDASLLWVDKYRPRSLKSVIGQQGDQSCANKLLRWLQNWHKNHSTTASKPSARFGKFGGGKDDGSGHKAALLSGPPGVGKTTTAALVCEELGFSYVEMNASCTRSKNSLKEVVAESLNNTSIENFYKGTSQTVSSKHVLIMDEVDGMAGNEDRGGIQEMIGLIKSSKIPIICMCNDRNHQKIRSLANYCFDLRFQRPRVEQIKAAMMSIAFKEGVKIPPPALNEIILASNQDVRQVVHNLSMWSAKDKVMTYDQCKSDAARARKDMKLGPFDVCRKVFATGEETAHMSLIDKSDLFFHDYSLAPLFVQENYLHVRPAAAGGNPKSHLVLLSKTADSISDGDLVDRRIRSGQNWSLLPTQAIYASVLPGELMRGYMNQFPTFPSWLGKNSSTSKHSRIVQELASHMSLKTLSSRQAVNLDYLHYLRQALLSPLQRHGAEGASQAVQLLDDYQLIKEDVDSIMEITVWGGKPDPYSKLDSKVKAAFTRAYNKEVHLTPYSLQTVKKGRRGGGGGESELGGEDMDTELQESEDEGLKADAMIKKKAKATKESNEKKEDSGKGKGKGKGKGKAKK from the exons ATG GACATCAGGCGGTTTTTTGCACCGACTGCAGGGAAGCCTGCGGTGCAGAAACCAGCCCCAAATGGAAActtgagagcagaggagaagaagaagaacaagccTCTGTCTCCAGATGAGGaggtgaaacagaaaaagaaagagaccaGCAAG gtcAGAAGCtccaaaacagaggagaaacgCAAGGATAGTGAGAAAAAGCGAAAGAAGCACGCAGTCATAGAGTCGG ACTCGGAGGAGGAGCCAGTGAAGAAGTCAAAGAAATCCCCCAAAGGGAAACAGAAGACCAGCATGGCATCGCCACCTCCCAAAAAGGATCCTGTGCAGTATGTCTCTGAAACAG ACTCAGACAGTGATAACTTTCAATCGTTGAAGAAGGTCTCCAAAACCAAGCAGAACGACACGTCCAAAACGGCAAAGTCGGATGCACAGAGTTCTCGTCCAGGGGCCAAAGAGGGGGTAAAGACTCCTGTCAAACCCTCCTTCGCACAAGGGAAAGCCGGGATGAAGTCTCCTCCTGTGCCTGTCACCCCTAAGTCGGAGCCTCCTCCTCAGCCTAAACAAACCCCCACCTCAGTACTCGACTACTTTGGCAGCGGGGCTGTTCAGCGCTCAGACAAGAAGCTGGTAGCCAGTACCAAACGAAAGGCT CCAACTCAGGACACAGATGATCTGATCAGTGATGAGGAAATCGCCAGGCAGCTGCAGATGGATGAGGACATGCAG CTGGAAAAGCAGGTCCACGAGGACGAGGAGTTCGCCAGAACACTGGCCATGCTGGACGAGGAGCCGCAGGCGAAGAAG GCTCGTAAAGGCTCAGATGAAAAACAAGCCCCTGCCACGATTCCCAAAAAGAGCCGCACGGACTCTGCTGCTGGCAGCACAAGCAGCCCCTCAAAGACCAACAGGAGCATGTCGGAGGATGTGATCAGTCCGTCTCCTAAGAAGAACCTCGCCCCTGTCAAAGCCAGCTCCAAACTGgccatgatgaaaaaaaaggatgaagagAAGGACGCAGGGCCAAAGAGCAAAACCGTCGTGTCACccacaaaaatgaaaacctCTCCCAGAAAGGAGCCCCACGCTTCATCGAGCTCAGGCATGAAGTTCACACCCAAAACTGGAACAACACCCACTGCACTTAAAACTTCTCCCAAGAAACCAGAG AGCACAAGCACGAGTCCTGACGACGCTGAGAAGAAGAAAGCCAACACTTCAGCTTACAGGAACTTCCTCAACAGAGACGGACCACGAGCTCTGGGCTCCAAGGAAATCCcaaag ggaGCAGAGAACTGTTTGGAGggctatgtgtttgtgttgacgGGGGTCCTGGAGTCTATGGAGAGAGATGATGCCAAAGCCCTCATCGAGCGCTACGGAGGCAAGGTGACGGGTAACATCAGCAAAAAGACCACCTACCTGGTGCAGGGCAGGGACAGCGGAGCCTCAAAGCTCGAGAAG GCCGAGAATTTTGGTACCAAGGTCCTGGATGAGGATGGTCTGTTGGAGCTGATCAGAACCAAACCAGGAAAGAAGTCCAAGTATGAGATTGCTGCAGAGGCGGAG AGCAAAGCCTCAAAGACCAAGACTCCCCCAGGCCAGACTTCAAAGGGCACCCCCAAAGCCCAGAAGATCTCACCCTCCAAAGGTAATTCCAGGTCCCCTCAGACCCCGAGCCCATCAAAGACTGGCCTGGCACAAGGTCACGGTGGCAGGACAGGAGGTTGTGGCACCCCACCTGGGAGAGGCTCAGGTCACACGGCCCGGAGGGAGCTGGGCCTTTCCTCCTCGTCTTCCATCTGTTCACCTTCAACCCCGGGACCAGCATCCCCGTTGACGACTGGGGAGGACGCCAGCCTGCTGTGGGTGGACAAGTACCGCCCGCGCTCTCTGAAGTCTGTGATTGGCCAGCAGGGAGATCAGAGCTGTGCCAACAAGCTGCTGCGCTGGCTGCAGAACTGGCACAAAAACCACAGCACCACTGCTTCCAAGCCTTCAG CAAGGTTTGGTAAATTTGGAGGAGGGAAAGATGATGGATCAGGACAtaaagctgctctgctctctggaCCTCCGGGAGTGGGGAagaccaccactgctgccctggTCTGTGAG GAATTGGGCTTCAGCTACGTGGAGATGAACGCCAGCTGCACTCGCAGCAAAAACAGCCTGAAGGAAGTCGTCGCTGAGTCACTTAACAACACCAGCATCGAGAACTTCTACAAAG gtACGTCTCAGACAGTGAGCAGTAAACACGTCCTGATCATGGATGAGGTTGATGGCATGGCTGGAAATGAGGACCGTGGAGGAATCCAG GAGATGATCGGCCTGATCAAAAGTTCGAAGATTCCCATCATCTGCATGTGCAACGATCGTAACCACCAGAAGATCAGGTCACTGGCCAACTACTGCTTCGATCTGCGCTTCCAGAGGCCTCGAGTGGAACAGAtcaag GCAGCCATGATGTCCATCGCTTTCAAGGAAGGAGTCAAGATCCCTCCCCCAGCTCTTAACGAAATTATCCTTGCTTCCAATCAAGATGTCCGACAG gtggTCCACAACCTGAGCATGTGGTCGGCTAAAGACAAGGTGATGACGTACGACCAGTGCAAGTCTGACGCAGCCAGAGCCCGCAAGGACATGAAACTGGGGCCGTTTGACGTTTGCAGGAAGGTGTTTGCCACGGGGGAGGAGACTGCCCACATGAGCCTCATCGACAAGTCCGACCTCTTCTTCCACGACTACTCGCTAGCGCCACTCTTTGTCCAAGAGAACTACTTGCATGTTCGTCCAGCGGCTGCCGG TGGAAATCCGAAGTCCCACCTGGTGTTGCTGAGCAAGACTGCGGACTCCATCTCTGATGGAGACCTGGTGGACAGACGGATCCGCTCTGGGCAGAACTGGTCACTGCTGCCTacccag GCCATCTATGCCAGTGTGTTACCAGGCGAGCTCATGAGAGGCTACATGAACCAGTTCCCCACATTCCCCAGCTGGCTCGGCAAGAACTCATCCACCAGTAAACATTCGCGTATTGTTCAGGAGCTGGCCTCACACATGAGTTTAAA GACGTTGAGCAGCAGGCAGGCGGTGAACCTGGACTACCTTCACTACCTGCGGCAGGCGCTGCTGAGCCCACTTCAGAGGCACGGAGCGGAGGGCGCCAGTCAGgctgtgcagctgctggatgactACCAGCTCATCAAGGAGGACGTGGACAGCATCATGGAGATCACTGTCTGGGGAGGAAAGCCCGACCCGTACTCCAAATTGGACTCCAAG GTGAAGGCAGCTTTCACGCGGGCCTACAACAAAGAAGTTCACTTGACGCCTTACTCGCTGCAAACTGTGAAGAAGGGCCgccgtggtggtggtggtggagagtcAGAGCTGGGAGGGGAGGACATGGACACTGAACTTCAGGAGTCTGAGGACGAGGGCCTCAAAGCTGACGCTATGATCAAA AAGAAGGCCAAGGCCACCAAGGAGTCGAACGAGAAGAAAGAAGATTCTGGGAAGGGGAAAGGCAAGGGCAAGGGGAAGGGCAAGGCTAAGAAATGA
- the rfc1 gene encoding replication factor C subunit 1 isoform X3 produces the protein MDIRRFFAPTAGKPAVQKPAPNGNLRAEEKKKNKPLSPDEEVRSSKTEEKRKDSEKKRKKHAVIESDSEEEPVKKSKKSPKGKQKTSMASPPPKKDPVQYVSETDSDSDNFQSLKKVSKTKQNDTSKTAKSDAQSSRPGAKEGVKTPVKPSFAQGKAGMKSPPVPVTPKSEPPPQPKQTPTSVLDYFGSGAVQRSDKKLVASTKRKAPTQDTDDLISDEEIARQLQMDEDMQLEKQVHEDEEFARTLAMLDEEPQAKKARKGSDEKQAPATIPKKSRTDSAAGSTSSPSKTNRSMSEDVISPSPKKNLAPVKASSKLAMMKKKDEEKDAGPKSKTVVSPTKMKTSPRKEPHASSSSGMKFTPKTGTTPTALKTSPKKPESTSTSPDDAEKKKANTSAYRNFLNRDGPRALGSKEIPKGAENCLEGYVFVLTGVLESMERDDAKALIERYGGKVTGNISKKTTYLVQGRDSGASKLEKAENFGTKVLDEDGLLELIRTKPGKKSKYEIAAEAESKASKTKTPPGQTSKGTPKAQKISPSKGNSRSPQTPSPSKTGLAQGHGGRTGGCGTPPGRGSGHTARRELGLSSSSSICSPSTPGPASPLTTGEDASLLWVDKYRPRSLKSVIGQQGDQSCANKLLRWLQNWHKNHSTTASKPSARFGKFGGGKDDGSGHKAALLSGPPGVGKTTTAALVCEELGFSYVEMNASCTRSKNSLKEVVAESLNNTSIENFYKGTSQTVSSKHVLIMDEVDGMAGNEDRGGIQEMIGLIKSSKIPIICMCNDRNHQKIRSLANYCFDLRFQRPRVEQIKAAMMSIAFKEGVKIPPPALNEIILASNQDVRQVVHNLSMWSAKDKVMTYDQCKSDAARARKDMKLGPFDVCRKVFATGEETAHMSLIDKSDLFFHDYSLAPLFVQENYLHVRPAAAGGNPKSHLVLLSKTADSISDGDLVDRRIRSGQNWSLLPTQAIYASVLPGELMRGYMNQFPTFPSWLGKNSSTSKHSRIVQELASHMSLKTLSSRQAVNLDYLHYLRQALLSPLQRHGAEGASQAVQLLDDYQLIKEDVDSIMEITVWGGKPDPYSKLDSKVKAAFTRAYNKEVHLTPYSLQTVKKGRRGGGGGESELGGEDMDTELQESEDEGLKADAMIKQKKAKATKESNEKKEDSGKGKGKGKGKGKAKK, from the exons ATG GACATCAGGCGGTTTTTTGCACCGACTGCAGGGAAGCCTGCGGTGCAGAAACCAGCCCCAAATGGAAActtgagagcagaggagaagaagaagaacaagccTCTGTCTCCAGATGAGGag gtcAGAAGCtccaaaacagaggagaaacgCAAGGATAGTGAGAAAAAGCGAAAGAAGCACGCAGTCATAGAGTCGG ACTCGGAGGAGGAGCCAGTGAAGAAGTCAAAGAAATCCCCCAAAGGGAAACAGAAGACCAGCATGGCATCGCCACCTCCCAAAAAGGATCCTGTGCAGTATGTCTCTGAAACAG ACTCAGACAGTGATAACTTTCAATCGTTGAAGAAGGTCTCCAAAACCAAGCAGAACGACACGTCCAAAACGGCAAAGTCGGATGCACAGAGTTCTCGTCCAGGGGCCAAAGAGGGGGTAAAGACTCCTGTCAAACCCTCCTTCGCACAAGGGAAAGCCGGGATGAAGTCTCCTCCTGTGCCTGTCACCCCTAAGTCGGAGCCTCCTCCTCAGCCTAAACAAACCCCCACCTCAGTACTCGACTACTTTGGCAGCGGGGCTGTTCAGCGCTCAGACAAGAAGCTGGTAGCCAGTACCAAACGAAAGGCT CCAACTCAGGACACAGATGATCTGATCAGTGATGAGGAAATCGCCAGGCAGCTGCAGATGGATGAGGACATGCAG CTGGAAAAGCAGGTCCACGAGGACGAGGAGTTCGCCAGAACACTGGCCATGCTGGACGAGGAGCCGCAGGCGAAGAAG GCTCGTAAAGGCTCAGATGAAAAACAAGCCCCTGCCACGATTCCCAAAAAGAGCCGCACGGACTCTGCTGCTGGCAGCACAAGCAGCCCCTCAAAGACCAACAGGAGCATGTCGGAGGATGTGATCAGTCCGTCTCCTAAGAAGAACCTCGCCCCTGTCAAAGCCAGCTCCAAACTGgccatgatgaaaaaaaaggatgaagagAAGGACGCAGGGCCAAAGAGCAAAACCGTCGTGTCACccacaaaaatgaaaacctCTCCCAGAAAGGAGCCCCACGCTTCATCGAGCTCAGGCATGAAGTTCACACCCAAAACTGGAACAACACCCACTGCACTTAAAACTTCTCCCAAGAAACCAGAG AGCACAAGCACGAGTCCTGACGACGCTGAGAAGAAGAAAGCCAACACTTCAGCTTACAGGAACTTCCTCAACAGAGACGGACCACGAGCTCTGGGCTCCAAGGAAATCCcaaag ggaGCAGAGAACTGTTTGGAGggctatgtgtttgtgttgacgGGGGTCCTGGAGTCTATGGAGAGAGATGATGCCAAAGCCCTCATCGAGCGCTACGGAGGCAAGGTGACGGGTAACATCAGCAAAAAGACCACCTACCTGGTGCAGGGCAGGGACAGCGGAGCCTCAAAGCTCGAGAAG GCCGAGAATTTTGGTACCAAGGTCCTGGATGAGGATGGTCTGTTGGAGCTGATCAGAACCAAACCAGGAAAGAAGTCCAAGTATGAGATTGCTGCAGAGGCGGAG AGCAAAGCCTCAAAGACCAAGACTCCCCCAGGCCAGACTTCAAAGGGCACCCCCAAAGCCCAGAAGATCTCACCCTCCAAAGGTAATTCCAGGTCCCCTCAGACCCCGAGCCCATCAAAGACTGGCCTGGCACAAGGTCACGGTGGCAGGACAGGAGGTTGTGGCACCCCACCTGGGAGAGGCTCAGGTCACACGGCCCGGAGGGAGCTGGGCCTTTCCTCCTCGTCTTCCATCTGTTCACCTTCAACCCCGGGACCAGCATCCCCGTTGACGACTGGGGAGGACGCCAGCCTGCTGTGGGTGGACAAGTACCGCCCGCGCTCTCTGAAGTCTGTGATTGGCCAGCAGGGAGATCAGAGCTGTGCCAACAAGCTGCTGCGCTGGCTGCAGAACTGGCACAAAAACCACAGCACCACTGCTTCCAAGCCTTCAG CAAGGTTTGGTAAATTTGGAGGAGGGAAAGATGATGGATCAGGACAtaaagctgctctgctctctggaCCTCCGGGAGTGGGGAagaccaccactgctgccctggTCTGTGAG GAATTGGGCTTCAGCTACGTGGAGATGAACGCCAGCTGCACTCGCAGCAAAAACAGCCTGAAGGAAGTCGTCGCTGAGTCACTTAACAACACCAGCATCGAGAACTTCTACAAAG gtACGTCTCAGACAGTGAGCAGTAAACACGTCCTGATCATGGATGAGGTTGATGGCATGGCTGGAAATGAGGACCGTGGAGGAATCCAG GAGATGATCGGCCTGATCAAAAGTTCGAAGATTCCCATCATCTGCATGTGCAACGATCGTAACCACCAGAAGATCAGGTCACTGGCCAACTACTGCTTCGATCTGCGCTTCCAGAGGCCTCGAGTGGAACAGAtcaag GCAGCCATGATGTCCATCGCTTTCAAGGAAGGAGTCAAGATCCCTCCCCCAGCTCTTAACGAAATTATCCTTGCTTCCAATCAAGATGTCCGACAG gtggTCCACAACCTGAGCATGTGGTCGGCTAAAGACAAGGTGATGACGTACGACCAGTGCAAGTCTGACGCAGCCAGAGCCCGCAAGGACATGAAACTGGGGCCGTTTGACGTTTGCAGGAAGGTGTTTGCCACGGGGGAGGAGACTGCCCACATGAGCCTCATCGACAAGTCCGACCTCTTCTTCCACGACTACTCGCTAGCGCCACTCTTTGTCCAAGAGAACTACTTGCATGTTCGTCCAGCGGCTGCCGG TGGAAATCCGAAGTCCCACCTGGTGTTGCTGAGCAAGACTGCGGACTCCATCTCTGATGGAGACCTGGTGGACAGACGGATCCGCTCTGGGCAGAACTGGTCACTGCTGCCTacccag GCCATCTATGCCAGTGTGTTACCAGGCGAGCTCATGAGAGGCTACATGAACCAGTTCCCCACATTCCCCAGCTGGCTCGGCAAGAACTCATCCACCAGTAAACATTCGCGTATTGTTCAGGAGCTGGCCTCACACATGAGTTTAAA GACGTTGAGCAGCAGGCAGGCGGTGAACCTGGACTACCTTCACTACCTGCGGCAGGCGCTGCTGAGCCCACTTCAGAGGCACGGAGCGGAGGGCGCCAGTCAGgctgtgcagctgctggatgactACCAGCTCATCAAGGAGGACGTGGACAGCATCATGGAGATCACTGTCTGGGGAGGAAAGCCCGACCCGTACTCCAAATTGGACTCCAAG GTGAAGGCAGCTTTCACGCGGGCCTACAACAAAGAAGTTCACTTGACGCCTTACTCGCTGCAAACTGTGAAGAAGGGCCgccgtggtggtggtggtggagagtcAGAGCTGGGAGGGGAGGACATGGACACTGAACTTCAGGAGTCTGAGGACGAGGGCCTCAAAGCTGACGCTATGATCAAA CAGAAGAAGGCCAAGGCCACCAAGGAGTCGAACGAGAAGAAAGAAGATTCTGGGAAGGGGAAAGGCAAGGGCAAGGGGAAGGGCAAGGCTAAGAAATGA